The Phycisphaeraceae bacterium genome contains the following window.
GTACGAACCCACAGGGTCCGGCCTCGGCACCGCCAGCGTCGAAAGCGTGTCGTACGGGCTTTGCAGCGTGATCATCAGGTCGCCAGTCCAGGCCCCCTCGATCGTCAGCGTCACCTCAATCTCCTCAAGCACCGCGTCCGGACGCACGCAGAAACTCTGCACCGAACTCTGTGGCCCATTGAGTGCATGATTGATGTAGAACTCTCCGCTCTCCGGCGGAAACTCCACAAACTCCGCATCAGGCGGTGAATCGCCCACAATCACGATCCCAGTATCAAACATCTCCGGCTTCTTCACGCTCACCCAACTCATCGCCGCATTCACCGCAGCCTCGGCATTGATCAGCCCAAACCCATACGCATCACTGTGACGCTTGAAGCCGCCATTCACCTGCCAGTACGTGTTCCCAAACGGATGCGGGGATGCCGGAGTGAAAAAATACACTCCATCGTTCGCGAAATTCACCGGCAGGCTCGTGTCCGCAAGAATGTGCTTCACATCCCGAAGCGTCAATCCCGAGTTCGCTTCAAGCATCAGTGCAATCACGCCCGATGCCACCGGCGCCGCCGCGCTCGTCCCGCCGAACATATCCGTATACAGGCCCGGATTCAGGAAACTCGGCGCATTGGTCGTCGTCATCCCCCGGCCCGCATCGCCAGCCGAATACGCCGAAACAAACACGCTCGAACCCGCATTGCTGTACGACGCCAGATTGTTATCCTCGCCCACCGCACCTACCACAATCGGCCAGCGCGACGCCGTCATCTGTGTGTAGTCCGACCGCGCGCCAAAGAAGCTCAGATACTGCCCTTCATTGCCCGACGACCACACGATGATCGATCCCTTCCCGCCACGCCCAAACTTCCCCGCGCGTTCGATCGCGTCCATCACATAGTCCGGGCTCGTAAAGTGCATGATCAGCGGAGCAGGAAAATTCGAAAAACCCCACGAATTATTCTTGATCGCAATCGTCGGCGATTGCCAGTTGAACGCCTGCATCGTCTGAAGCGTGCTCCCATTGCGAATCGCTGCCAATGTCGCGCCGTGCGCAACTCCCGCGCCGCCTTCGCCGTTGTTCGCAACCGCCGCGATCAGCCCCGCAACAGCAGTCCCGTGCGATTGATCCACCGGGAACAGCGTCATCCCCATCGACCGCGCCGCGTTGAAGTTCCCCGCAAGGTCCGGGTGATCGATCAGGAAGTTGTCCTCTCCCGCCTCGATCACGCCCACCGTCACGCCGCGACCCGTAATCCCCATCCCATACACCGACGCAACACCAAGGTCATGGCCAACATTCACATCGTTGAACAGGTGCCACTGGTCACCAAGCAGCGGATCGTTGAACGGAATGTTCATGTTCACCGCCGGCGCCCTGTGCTCCACCGTCACCGAGTCGAACTGCCCCTGCAGATGCGTCGCAATCTCCACCGCCTGCCGCACAGTCCCAGTGTCAATCAGGAACCACCCCGGCAACTCCAGCGCACTCACGACCGCCGTCGCACCCGTCGCAACGCTGCCCGGCCTCGACGCCAATGCCTTGCGCACCTCGTCCGCACTCCCGGCCCGCACCACCACCTGGTTGTACAGCACAAACCCCGGAATCTCAATCCCCGGAGCAGCATCAAAAACCTTCGTCGCAACACTCGAAGCACCATCAGCCCGCGAAACCAGATATGAATCACGCACCTTGTTCAGCGGCACATCAAGCCTCACAGCCTCCGCCGGAGCAACGCCACCCCCGACGCGCCCAGCCTGCTGCCCATGCGCAACCCCGCACAACCCAATCGCCGCGCCGGCAATCGCCATCAGCACCGTCGTCTTCATGCGATTCACTCCATTGATTCCGTTCATGTTCTGCCCCATCTTCTGACAGCGTCCGCCGAACACGCCGCATCACCGCGGCACTCTTCATCCAATCGGCCAGAAGCCCGCTTCACCCAAACCCCGCAAAGGGTCCACACGCGCCCGGCACAGTCCACAGTCTACGACATTCTGACCCGCCAAGCGAACAGGCTCTGGACGATTCGTGGATCACTCCCCCAAGGTTCCGATCTCCCCAACTTTCACTCCTCAGCATCCAACCCCAATCAAAACCCGCAAACACCCCCCGCCCCACACCACAACCCTGCAATTCACCCCGCCCGCCCGCTATCATCCTCTCCACAAACAACCTGCCAAGGAGAGCACGAGACATGACCACCGCAGCCGCCTCCCCAATCACCAACTCCGACACCGGCCTCCACGTCCCCAACCACCCCATCATCCCCTTCATCGAGGGCGACGGCACCGGGCCCGACATCTGGAACGCATCCGTCAAAGTCTTCGACGCAGCCGTCGCA
Protein-coding sequences here:
- a CDS encoding S8 family serine peptidase is translated as MKTTVLMAIAGAAIGLCGVAHGQQAGRVGGGVAPAEAVRLDVPLNKVRDSYLVSRADGASSVATKVFDAAPGIEIPGFVLYNQVVVRAGSADEVRKALASRPGSVATGATAVVSALELPGWFLIDTGTVRQAVEIATHLQGQFDSVTVEHRAPAVNMNIPFNDPLLGDQWHLFNDVNVGHDLGVASVYGMGITGRGVTVGVIEAGEDNFLIDHPDLAGNFNAARSMGMTLFPVDQSHGTAVAGLIAAVANNGEGGAGVAHGATLAAIRNGSTLQTMQAFNWQSPTIAIKNNSWGFSNFPAPLIMHFTSPDYVMDAIERAGKFGRGGKGSIIVWSSGNEGQYLSFFGARSDYTQMTASRWPIVVGAVGEDNNLASYSNAGSSVFVSAYSAGDAGRGMTTTNAPSFLNPGLYTDMFGGTSAAAPVASGVIALMLEANSGLTLRDVKHILADTSLPVNFANDGVYFFTPASPHPFGNTYWQVNGGFKRHSDAYGFGLINAEAAVNAAMSWVSVKKPEMFDTGIVIVGDSPPDAEFVEFPPESGEFYINHALNGPQSSVQSFCVRPDAVLEEIEVTLTIEGAWTGDLMITLQSPYDTLSTLAVPRPDPVGSYTEWTFTTYKHWGELTSGNWTITITDWIPAEPFDDNDGEYTVDLAPFGWDGIPGAAEKTWVSYRVRMYGKRVSDGEFFLCPPLNQRCPGDMNGDGIVTVEDLMIFLDLWYAGDPWADLNNDGLITYADLQIFLTNWSPGYCDPGPGPGGQNGRPMPGGGDVGTPIGPPGS